The Nitrospira sp. genome contains a region encoding:
- a CDS encoding MBL fold metallo-hydrolase, which yields MGLWDAWPRDQYVGLAPWVWVQLESNQSPGPFPFVGGVAPEVVASLHEAHSLFLACIETAISDVFSRRAVLDDPQTRVRMEDAYAELVNSRQQLSQHITARRQPDGQFHWSHPFDATKSATVVNTGLRIFNAVKRQAIPVPFERPMGPVVGKLLGMLDGTQQAGAIRTIVTTAGREGERLLTKLMELFLQYECLTPTSQATVRHHWLAQMNDRDTVHLGHAALLYRQRDQFLLFDPWLLPWFAESNVPSLWVSLLPKPAAIFLTHDHDDHVDPRTLLHVPKDVPIVIPSRRNRKKFYYDYLPLLRELGFSHIIELAHGEAWNFDGGAVVSVPFYGEDPCDLEMPRNCYLVTDRGQNVLVHADSGPTNSGRSAIQEGVIQQLVQKYGPLSLVLASQQQLQEIRSYAAHAPLSHPGQWLDVGENGYLTNRYLDELCATAQARLFVSYATGGADWYPDHLSFMFSQRNPARTALLTAHWEPPDKLEHLLKQHDCRYHRAHALDVFRAGADGSVEVRSMAEALSPMPLYRLDHGEPAFMKRAR from the coding sequence ATGGGACTTTGGGACGCATGGCCGCGCGATCAGTATGTGGGGCTAGCCCCGTGGGTCTGGGTCCAGCTTGAAAGCAACCAGTCGCCCGGACCCTTTCCGTTTGTGGGCGGCGTGGCACCGGAGGTGGTGGCCAGTCTCCACGAAGCCCATAGCCTGTTTCTGGCCTGCATCGAAACGGCCATCAGCGATGTCTTTTCCCGGCGTGCCGTCCTCGATGATCCGCAGACCCGTGTGCGGATGGAAGATGCCTATGCCGAATTGGTCAATTCCCGGCAGCAATTGAGTCAACACATCACGGCCCGACGCCAACCCGACGGGCAGTTCCACTGGTCGCATCCCTTCGATGCCACAAAATCCGCCACGGTCGTGAATACCGGGCTGCGTATCTTCAACGCCGTGAAACGGCAGGCGATCCCTGTCCCGTTCGAGCGTCCGATGGGTCCGGTGGTGGGCAAACTGCTGGGTATGCTGGATGGCACGCAGCAAGCCGGGGCGATCAGGACCATTGTGACGACGGCCGGGCGGGAGGGCGAGCGCCTGCTCACCAAACTGATGGAACTGTTTCTCCAATACGAGTGCCTCACGCCCACGAGCCAGGCCACAGTCCGCCATCATTGGTTGGCGCAGATGAACGATCGGGACACGGTGCACCTCGGCCATGCCGCGCTACTCTATCGGCAACGCGACCAGTTTCTGCTTTTCGATCCCTGGTTGTTGCCCTGGTTTGCAGAATCGAATGTGCCGAGCCTGTGGGTGTCCTTGCTCCCGAAGCCGGCGGCGATTTTTCTGACGCATGATCATGACGACCATGTGGACCCTCGAACCTTGCTGCATGTGCCGAAGGATGTACCCATCGTCATCCCTAGTCGGCGGAATCGGAAGAAATTCTATTACGACTATCTGCCGCTCCTCCGGGAATTGGGATTCAGCCATATTATCGAACTCGCCCATGGCGAGGCCTGGAACTTCGACGGGGGCGCCGTCGTCTCAGTGCCGTTTTATGGCGAGGACCCCTGCGACCTGGAGATGCCGAGGAATTGTTATCTCGTGACCGACCGGGGGCAAAATGTCCTGGTGCATGCCGACAGCGGCCCGACGAACAGCGGCCGATCGGCTATTCAGGAAGGGGTCATTCAGCAGTTGGTCCAGAAATATGGACCCCTGTCCCTAGTCCTGGCTTCTCAACAGCAATTACAGGAGATTCGCAGCTACGCCGCCCATGCGCCGCTGTCGCATCCGGGGCAATGGCTCGACGTGGGGGAGAATGGATACCTCACCAACCGATATCTGGATGAATTGTGCGCAACGGCCCAGGCGAGACTCTTTGTGTCCTATGCGACAGGCGGCGCCGATTGGTATCCCGATCATCTGTCCTTCATGTTCAGCCAGCGCAATCCGGCTCGTACGGCTCTGCTCACTGCGCATTGGGAACCCCCGGACAAGTTGGAACATCTTCTGAAACAGCACGATTGCCGCTATCATCGTGCTCACGCATTGGATGTGTTTCGCGCGGGCGCCGACGGGTCAGTAGAGGTCCGCTCTATGGCCGAGGCCTTATCGCCCATGCCGCTCTACCGGCTCGATCATGGCGAACCGGCATTCATGAAGCGGGCGAGGTAA